The Bacteroidota bacterium genome contains the following window.
TTGTATGTACATGTAAAACCCCTTTGAGGTCTTCATAAGAAATTAAATCTTCCTCTTTGTTATCTTTGATCCAACTAAATTCAAATTTGCCTTCTCTTAATTCTGGAATAATAAATGGCAGATTAATTTTCGAATAAATATCTTTTTCATTGGAATACTTTTGATTCTCTATATTTTCCCAGGCTGAATTTTTCTGAATAATTGCTATATGATCAGATGAGGCTGTAGTTTCAAATAATTTCAAATAAAAATCCTCTGCATGGCATAAAATGAAATTAACTGGAATTGAAGAAGGATTATAGGCGTCATTAAACGCTGAAATTTCTGGCTCCTTTACAGCAGAAATCAATACATCAATACACGTTACTATTTCACATTTTCTTCTTATTTCTCCTGTAAGTGAAATTAGCTCTGTTTTTAAAGATTCCTTTAAAAAATCCACCAGCTGCTTGGCAAACATTGCAGCCATGGCATAATGAAACTTTCCCGAGTTTGAAATTTTATATTCTATTGCCTGTTTGATCATCAATTGAGTTTTCAAGCCAAAACCCTTCAGGTCAATTAAACGGTTTTCATTGCAAGCGTAGAGCAATTCCCCCGGAGATTCAATATTCAACGTTTTCCAGATTACGGCTATTTTTTTGGGGCCTACACCCTTTATAGCCAGCATTTCGATTACTCCGGGAGGGGTAATTTCAATAATACGGCTTAATTCAGGGAAATTCCCCAATGAAAGCAACTGCGAAATACATGCTGATATACTTTTTCCTATTCCTTCAAGATTGGAAATTTCCTGAACACTGTATTCGTTGAGTTGTTTAGGCAAGCGATCAATTTTAAATGCGGCATTGGAATAAGACTTTATTTTAAAAGAATTCTCCTCATGCAATTCCATGAGTTGAGCAGTAAGTTTAAATGTTTTAGAAATTTCTTTGTTTGTCAGCATTGTTAATTTTGTAATCAGTTATAAATTTCAAATTTACAGTATCTGGTATTAATAAAAAAGAAAAAGAGCCATCTCTTAACGATCTGGCTCTTCTTCGGAAAAATACAGTTAACTAAATCTACTGACTACCATTTTAATAAAAAGCAATCAGTTTTAGAAAAGGTTAATAAATCTCTATTTCATACTCCATTCTTGCCTGAATCCCTTTTTGGTTCATAATGGATTTCACATGTTTGTAAAACTTATAGTTTTCACCTAACTCACTTTGAAGAAGTGATGTTTTGGCTTCACCAGAAATTTGAGACATGATTTTGGTAAATGGGTCTTCCTGTTCAGGCATTGAAACTATTCTGTATTTCTCAAGACCGGCTTTATTTGCCGCAATTTCAATTGCCGTTTCCAATCCTCCCAATACATCCACAAGTCCAATTCTTTTAGCATCAACACCACTCCAAACCCTTCCTTGACCAATGCTATCAACCATTTCCTTTGTCATTCCTCTTCCTTCGGCAACTCTTGAGATGAAAACATCATAGACCTGTTCCACACTTTTTTGAATTATTGCTCTTTCATTTGTAGTAAGAGGTCTGTAAAAAGCACCAAGGTCGGAGTGTGTATTCGTCTTAACCGTATCGATGTTAATACCTAATTTGTTATTCATAAAATTTTGCATGTTAAACATAACACCGAATACTCCAATAGAGCCTGTAATTGTATTTGGGCTAGCAACAATAGTGTCGGCCATACAGGCTATGTAATAGCCTCCTGATGCAGCATAATTGCCCATAGAAACAATAAATGGTTTTGCTTTTTTAGCCAAATGGGCCTCTCTCCACATTACTTCTGAAGCTAGTGCACTTCCACCCGGAGAATTAACTCTTAAAACGATTGCTTTAACATTCTCATCAAGTCTTGCATCCCTAATAGCTTTGGAAATACTTTCTGACCCAATAGTTTCATTATCACCTTCTCCACTTTCAATATTACCAACAGCATAAATTACTGCTATTTTATCTTTTGTGATTTCTTTTTTAATAGTATTTGGGGCCTTGATGTATTTTTTAATAGGCATGAAGTTAATTTTCTTTGTGCTTTCAGCCTCTGTTTTAGTTTTTAATATTTCCAGTATCTCATCTCTGTATGCCAATTGGTCAACAAGTTTATGTGTAACAGCATCTTCTGCTTTTTGAAGCAAAAACTCATTTGCTATCCTGTTTAATTCATCAACAGTAATATTCCTGCTTTTAGAAATTCCATTTAAGGTATGCTTCCAAATAGAACCAATGAAGGTTGTTGTTTGTTCCCTGTTGGATTCACTCATTTGATTTAATAAAAATGGCTCTACTGCACTTTTGAATTTTCCATGCCTTATAATTTGGGGCTCAATTTCAAGTTTTTCAAGAGCATTTTTAAAGAAAAACAATTGGGCTGCTAAGCCTTTAAAATCCACAGCACCTTGTGGGTTTAGATAAATTTCATCAGCAACAGAGGCAAGGTAATAAGCTGACTGGGTATAATATTCACTGTAAGCAATTATGTATTTCCCTGATTCTTTGAAATCAATTAATTTGTTTCTGATTTCTTCAACAATGGCAGTTCCTCCTTTAATTGAGCTGGCATCAATGAATATACCTGAAATATTATCATCTGTTTCAGCCTTTTTAATGTTTTCAAGAATTTCATCTAAGCCTATTTTGGGTTGTGATGAAAAAGAAGAAAAATCAAAATGTTCAAGTGGGTTTTTCGTTCCTCTTTCAATAATTTCTTCTTCAAATTTCAGATGCAAAAGTGAATTTGATTTTACTTCAATACTTTCTGATTCAGATGAAGAAACCACTGCAACCAGGACTCCAATAAAAAGTACAAAAATAAGGAATAATGACAGGAAAACTCCTAGCATTGAGGCAAACATAAATTTAAAAAACTGTTTCATGTATATTTTTTTTATCAAATGATCTTGATCCCTTGTTAAAGTTCCAAGGTTCAACTCCACATTTTTTTGGTTTAATTAATAACTCAAAATTATTGCTTAAGTTTTAGGTTAATACTTAATTTACATAAAAGGCTAAAATCAGGTTTAAATGGAAATCCATTGGTTTTGCTTTAATATGCTTTTATCTTTGCGGGGTTTAATGAAAAAATGGAAAAAGCAGTTTTATTATTAGGAAGTAATTTGGGTGATTCGCTTGAAATACTTCACAAAGCACTCTCTTTGATTGTTGAGAGGATAGGTAAGGTGGAGAAAATTTCTGAAATTTATCAATCAAAGCCATGGGGATTTGAGCATAAAAATGATTTTCTAAATCAGGTAATAGTTGTAAATACCACAAAAAGTCCGGCAAATCTCTTAAGTTCGATTCTTGAAATTGAACACGAAATGGGAAGAATAAGAATAGGACATGTCTATATGGCAAGAATAATAGATATTGATATACTGTATTACAATGAAAAAGTTTTGAATCTCGAAAACTTAAAGATTCCCCACCCGCTTTTACATAAAAGAAAATTTACTTTAATACCACTAGTTGAAATTCTACCTGAATTCATTCATCCGATTTTTCAAAAAACCAACTTGGAATTGCTGGAAGGTTGCACTGATAATTCAGAAATTCTAAAAAGATAATGAATAATCTTTGATTCTTTAAAACAATTAAGGATTGAAGAAAAATTTAATTTTAGTAATGAATTTTCCTAATTTAGATAATCTTTACTGAAATTACTTTTCTTTTTTTTGAAACCTTTATTGATCAAATCAATCAATTAATTTGTTTTTTCTGCTTTATCATGGATTGTAGTTTCCATTTTAATTAAAGTACACTCGCATTATTATAGTAAGAATTTATTAAACAAAATGCAAAAAAAATTCAAAAGCAGACAATAAAAGAAATATTGAGATGTTTGTATTTTGCCGGTATCACAAGGATTGCGAGTTAAAAGTAAAAAGTTAAATCATTATTTACGAATTGTTTAAAAAGTAACTAAATTTCATAATTATTTAAATTAAATAAAATTTAAGGTGTAATATTTCATATAATAAAAAGTTTGATTAATATTGTACCCTCAAAAAGAACTATTAAAAGAAAAACAAATTAAAATGAAAAATAAAAGTGTAAAATTAGCAATAACAGCCGTTTCAACTGCAATTGTTTTAGCAGGTTGTGGTGGACTGGGGAAAATGGTTAAGAATTCCAATCAGGTTACTTACGAAGTAACTCCTAAGCCACTGGAAATGCATGGAGACAGTGTTCTCATAACCATTAATGGAAAATATCCTCCAAAATTCTTTGCTAAAAAAGCACAGGTAAATATAACACCAACATTAAAATATGGTGATACTGAAAAGGAATTTAAAAAGGTAAGTTACAAGGGCGAGACTGCAGAGGGTGAAGGTACAGTTATTAATAACGCTTCAGGTGGAGCAATAACTTATACAGATAAAATTCCATATTCATCTGATATGAGGGTTTCAGAGTTGATGTTAAAATCAACTGCATCTATAAAGACAAAATCAAAAGAATTTCCTGCCGTAAAAATTGGTGATGGTGTAATCGCTACACCTGCTTTAGTGATGAATGATGATAAGCCTTCTTTAGGTTCTGATAAATTCACTAAAACTGTTCCAAGAATTGCTGACGCACAAATTCAGTTCGTAATTCAACAATCACAGGTAAGATCCACCGAACTTTCAAAGCCGGAAATGAAGTCCTTAGCTGAATTTGTTAAAAATGGACAAAGCAAAGGATTTATTTTTAACAATATTGAAATATCCTCTTATGCTTCACCAGATGGAGAAGAGCGTTTAAATGCAGGATTGTCCGAAAGAAGAGCAGAGGAAACTGCAAATTATATTTCTAAAGAATTCAAGAAGAATAAAGTACAAGCTGCTAATTCTACTGATTTTATTAAGAAGTCATCTACTCCTGAGGATTGGGAAGGATTCAAAAAAGCGATTGAAAAATCGGATATTCAGGACAAAGATTTAATTCTTCGTGTTCTTACAATGTATTCTGATCCAATACAAAGAGAACAGGAAATTAAAAACATGGCTAAAACCTATACTGTAATAGCTGACAAAATACTTCCTGAATTAAGAAGATCAAAAATCAGAATTAATGCAGAAGAGAAAAGCAGATCTGATGAAAAAATAGCTAGCTTAGTAAGCACAAATCCAGATTCACTTTCAGTAGAAGAAGTTCTTTATTCTGCTACACTTACCAATGATATGGATGCTAAATTGAATATTTATAAAACTGCTGAACGTATTTATCCTAATGATTGGAGAGGCGCTAATAATGCAGGTTATGTGTTGATGCTTCAAAACAAGTTAAATGATGCTAAAGGCCAATTTGAGAAAGCAGACAAATTATCTGCAAATAATGCAGTAATTAAAAACAATCTTGGTGTTGTTGCTCATTTGCAAGGTGACAGAAAAAAAGCCGAAGCTTTATACAAAGAGGCTTCAGCTTCAGATAATAATGCAAAATACAACCTTGGGATAATCAACATTAAGAATGGAGATTATTCAATGGCGGTAACAAATATGAGTGGTACAAATACTTTTAACGCAGCCCTTGCAAATACATTAGCAGGAAATAATGATGCAGCTGCCAAAGCAGTTGAAGCTTCTGCGGATAAAGATTCTGCCATTGGTCATTATCTTAGAGCAGTTATTGCTGCAAGAGCAGGTGATGCCACACAGGTAGCCAAGAGCTTAAAAGCAGCTGTAAGTAAAGATGCTTCACTTAAAGAAAAAGCTAAAACTGATCTTGAATTCGCAAAATATAAAACTTCAGCAGAATTTATCTCTGCCTTGAACTAATATTAATTAAGTTTTTCTTTAAAAGGGTGCTTTGTTTTCAAAGCACCCTTTTTTATTTACACTTTTTATAAGGTTAAAGTTAATATGCCAGGGAGATAAAATAGGCAATGATTCATATTTGTCTTAAGCCTTAACAGCAGTAGGGTTTTCTTACAACTTAAGTTTTCTATAGAAATCCCATAACACAATGCCCATGCTAACAGCAATGTTTAATGAATGCTTTGTTCCTGACTGGGGAATTTCAATACAGCCTAAGCATTGATCTATTATTTGCTGGTCAACTCCTTTTACTTCATTGCCAAACACCAAGGCATATGTTTTTTCTTTTTCAATTGAAAATTCATTCAGATATTCGCTTTTGTCTACCTGTTCTACAGCCCAGATTTCAGTTTTTTCTGATTTTAACTGATTTATTGCTTCCAGGGTATGCTGGAAGTATTTCCATTCTACGCTTTTTGTTGCCCCCAGGGCTGTTTTTTCAATTTCTCTGTTCGGAGGATATGCGCTAAAACCACAAATATATACTGCTTTAATTAAGAAGGCATCAGCAGTTCTAAAAACTGAACCTATATTATGAGCACTTCTTATATTATCTAAGACAATTATTAAGGGAGTTTTTTCTGCAATTTTAAATGCTTCTGGTGATTTTCTTTCTAATTCAGTAGTAGTTAATTTTATTTTTTGCATCCCTATATTCTAATTTATTTGATGTTTATCCTTAGGATTCTTGCCAACATTTTCTTTTCAATATTCCAGAAAAAAGCAAACTGACCACAAAGTGTTCCGAATATAATTAACAGTATCTGATAAATAGGGAAAATTGTAAAAATCCTTAAAGGCCAATAAATAAAAGGTTTAAGTGTGTTGTGGATTCCAAGAAAATCCAAAACAGGAGCAGCTAATTTTACTGAAGTAGATCCTGTAACAGCAAAAACAAAACAAATTACCAGTACTTGCCAATTGCTATTGATTCCCCATTTTTCTTTTAGTCGGGTAATGATTTTATTTTCTGCCATCGGGGATTTTTCTTTTAAACTATAAAACAAATGTAGTATGATTAATCCTTTTTCTATAAAGAAGTAAATATTATATTATTGTTAATGCTTTTATTTATACTGAATTCTAGTTTTAATTAATGCATGATCTTTTTTTAATAGGCTTGTTAAATACGACTTTCGGAGTTTTTTTTATTCTACTCCTTTTAAATGCCTGTGTTAATCACAGTTCGAATTAAAAACAGGTGCAATTATTTTGCAAAAATAATTGCTCAAAATAAAATAAAATGTAAATTTGAAATTTATATATAAATTAACTTTAATAATCTTATGAAAATGAAAACTACCAAAATGCTTGCTATTGTGGCTATATTCGTAGCCGGATTAACTTTTACTTCTTGTAAAAAATGTATTGAATGCACTGTTTCTTTTAGTGGATATAATGGTTCAGATACAGAATGTTATGAAAACAACAAGGCTATGAAAGCTGAAAAAGCAGAAATTGACAAAGATTGTGAAGAAATTAATAAGAATGGCGGAACATGTAAATGTAAAGCTGTTTAATACTAAGTAGAGCATTTTTTTATTTTGACAAAAAAACTCCCTTAGGGAGTTTTTTTGTTTTTAGTAATTCACAACAAGAATAAAAAGAATAGTATCCATTGATATTTATAAACCCTGTTTTATTAAAATGGTTATTAAAATATCCTTCTTACCTTAGCAAAAAAGGAAATTAAATTGACAGAAAAGAAAAGCATAGCAGTTGAAACTCCTCTTATGAAGCAGTTTAATGCCATAAAAGCAAAATATCCTGATGCATTATTGCTTTTTAGGGTAGGAGATTTTTATGAGACATTTGGAGAGGATGCGGTAAAAACTGCAAATATTTTAGGGATTGTTCTTACTAAAAGGGCTAATGGATCTGCAAGCTTCATTGATTTAGCTGGTTTTCCTCATCATTCCCTTGATGTGTATTTGCCAAAATTAGTCAGGGCAGGACAGAGGGTTGCAATTTGCGATCAATTGGAAGATCCTAAATTAACAAAGACAATTGTTAAAAGAGGAGTAACAGAACTCGTTACCCCTGGGGTTTCCTATAATGATAAGGTATTAGACCACAAGAGCAATAATTTTTTGGCCAGCATTCACTTTAATGGGCAGGAGAAGCAAGTAGGAGTTGCATTTTTAGATGTTTCTACCGGAGAGTTCTTTACTGCTCAAGGATCTATTGAATATCTTGATAAACTATTACAAAGCTTCAATCCCAGTGAGGTGCTTTTTCAAAAAAACGCTCAAAAACAGTTCAAAAACTATTTTGGTGATCGATTCTATACCTACACTTTGGATGAATGGATTTTTGCTCCTGAATATACAACAGAATTGTTGTTAAAACATTTTGGAACTAAATCTTTAAAAGGATTTGGTGTTGAAAATGTAACCAATGGTACAATTGCAGCAGGTGCAGCATTGCATTATCTTTCAGCAACCAATCACAATCAAACTGCTCATATTTCTAAATTGACCAGGATTGAAGAGGCAAATTTTGTTTGGCTTGACAGATTTACAATCCGTAACCTGGAATTGTTTTCTTCAGCTAATCCTGATGCTGTAACACTTATTGATGTTATTGATCATACAGTATCTCCAATGGGCTCTCGCATGCTTAAACGGTGGCTAGCCCTCCCTTTAAAAGAACTCCAACCAATTGAAGAAAGACTGGAGGTAGTTCAACATTTTTTTGATCATTCTGATTTTTATGCTTCAATACGTAACCAGGTTCAACAAACAGGGGATTTGGAAAGAATTATTTCCAAAGTTTCAGCCTCCAGAATTAATCCTAGGGAAACTGTTCAGTTAAAAAGATCATTGGAAGCGGTATTGGAAATAAAAAATTTGTGTTCCACCTCTAATAATGCCCAGCTTGTTAAGCTCTCAGAACAATTCAACAGTTGCAATTTTATAAGGGGAAAAATTGGACGTGAACTGGTTACCGATCCTCCCGTATTGCTACATAAAGGAGGAGTGATTGCAAATGGAGTAAACGAAGAATTGGATGAACTAAGGAAAATTTCCTATTCAGGAAAGGATTATCTGCTGCAAATTCAAAAACGGGAAATGGAAAAAACAGGAATATCTTCTCTTAAAATTTCCTACAACAATGTTTTTGGATATTACCTTGAAGTTACGAATTCCCATAAAAACAAAGTTCCTGTAGAGTGGATTCGAAAACAAACATTGGTAAATGCAGAGCGGTATATTACAGAAGAACTTAAACAATACGAAGAAAAGATTTTAGGTGCGGAAGAAAAAATACTTGCAATTGAAACCAGGTTATATACTGATTTGGTCCTTAGTTTGGCAGATTATATTATTCCAGTCCAATTAAACGCCTCACTTGTTGCAAGACTTGATTGTTTGATTTCCTTTGCTGAGATTGCCAAAAAAAACAATTACGTTAGGCCCAATTTAAATAATTCTGCTGTAATTGATATAAAAAAAGGCCGTCATCCTGTAATTGAAAAGCAATTAGCAGTTGGGGAAGAGTATGTTCCAAATGATGTACTCTTAGATCCACAGGAACAGCAGATCATGATTATCACTGGTCCTAATATGTCCGGGAAATCAGCTTTATTGCGTCAAACAGCCCTCATTACATTGCTTGCTCAAATAGGAAGCTTTGTTCCTGCTGAATCTGCCCAAATTGGTTTGGTGGATAAAATATTTACACGGGTTGGAGCATCAGATAATATTTCCTCCGGAGAATCGACCTTTATGGTTGAAATGAATGAAACAGCTAGCATATTAAATAACCTTTCTGATAGGAGTTTAATTTTACTGGATGAAATTGGTAGAGGAACAAGTACTTATGATGGAATTTCCATAGCCTGGGCCATTGCTGAGTTTTTGCATGAGCACCCTTCAGCAAGAGCAAAAACACTTTTTGCCACACATTACCATGAACTCAATGACATGGCTGAAATATTTAACAGGATTAAAAATTTCAATGTATCAATAAAAGAAATAAGCAATAAAATAATCTTCTTAAGAAAACTGGTAGAGGGGGGTAGTGAACATAGTTTTGGAATTCATGTTGCCCGTATGGCTGGCATGCCAAAAAGGGTAATTCAAAGAGCAACAGAAATTTTACAAAAGCTCGAAGTAAGTCATAGCTCCACAGGAGATAAAAAAGAAAAAAAGGCAAAGGTGGATGATAATTTCCAATTGAGTTTTTTCCAACTTGATGATCCTATATTAACCCAAATTAAGGATGAAATTGTAAATACCGATATTAATACACTTACTCCTGTTGAGGCATTAATGAAATTAAACGACATTAAAAAAT
Protein-coding sequences here:
- the folK gene encoding 2-amino-4-hydroxy-6-hydroxymethyldihydropteridine diphosphokinase, producing MEKAVLLLGSNLGDSLEILHKALSLIVERIGKVEKISEIYQSKPWGFEHKNDFLNQVIVVNTTKSPANLLSSILEIEHEMGRIRIGHVYMARIIDIDILYYNEKVLNLENLKIPHPLLHKRKFTLIPLVEILPEFIHPIFQKTNLELLEGCTDNSEILKR
- a CDS encoding DNA polymerase/3'-5' exonuclease PolX codes for the protein MTNKEISKTFKLTAQLMELHEENSFKIKSYSNAAFKIDRLPKQLNEYSVQEISNLEGIGKSISACISQLLSLGNFPELSRIIEITPPGVIEMLAIKGVGPKKIAVIWKTLNIESPGELLYACNENRLIDLKGFGLKTQLMIKQAIEYKISNSGKFHYAMAAMFAKQLVDFLKESLKTELISLTGEIRRKCEIVTCIDVLISAVKEPEISAFNDAYNPSSIPVNFILCHAEDFYLKLFETTASSDHIAIIQKNSAWENIENQKYSNEKDIYSKINLPFIIPELREGKFEFSWIKDNKEEDLISYEDLKGVLHVHTTYSDGMHSLEEMAVHCKKSGFEYLGICDHSQSAFYANGLKPDRILAQQMEIDLLNQKLFPFKIFKGIESDILNSGELDYSEEILKTFDFVVASVHSNLKMDEEKATMRLLKAIENPYTTILGHMTGRLLLSREGYPVNYEKIIDACAANNVIIELNAHPYRLDMDWRKIPYAINKGVKISINPDSHQKESYNDMYWGTCAARKGGLIKAMTFNTLSISEIENYFRLKKTNTSF
- a CDS encoding diacylglyceryl transferase codes for the protein MTRLKEKWGINSNWQVLVICFVFAVTGSTSVKLAAPVLDFLGIHNTLKPFIYWPLRIFTIFPIYQILLIIFGTLCGQFAFFWNIEKKMLARILRINIK
- a CDS encoding RNA methyltransferase; protein product: MQKIKLTTTELERKSPEAFKIAEKTPLIIVLDNIRSAHNIGSVFRTADAFLIKAVYICGFSAYPPNREIEKTALGATKSVEWKYFQHTLEAINQLKSEKTEIWAVEQVDKSEYLNEFSIEKEKTYALVFGNEVKGVDQQIIDQCLGCIEIPQSGTKHSLNIAVSMGIVLWDFYRKLKL
- the mutS gene encoding DNA mismatch repair protein MutS; the protein is MKQFNAIKAKYPDALLLFRVGDFYETFGEDAVKTANILGIVLTKRANGSASFIDLAGFPHHSLDVYLPKLVRAGQRVAICDQLEDPKLTKTIVKRGVTELVTPGVSYNDKVLDHKSNNFLASIHFNGQEKQVGVAFLDVSTGEFFTAQGSIEYLDKLLQSFNPSEVLFQKNAQKQFKNYFGDRFYTYTLDEWIFAPEYTTELLLKHFGTKSLKGFGVENVTNGTIAAGAALHYLSATNHNQTAHISKLTRIEEANFVWLDRFTIRNLELFSSANPDAVTLIDVIDHTVSPMGSRMLKRWLALPLKELQPIEERLEVVQHFFDHSDFYASIRNQVQQTGDLERIISKVSASRINPRETVQLKRSLEAVLEIKNLCSTSNNAQLVKLSEQFNSCNFIRGKIGRELVTDPPVLLHKGGVIANGVNEELDELRKISYSGKDYLLQIQKREMEKTGISSLKISYNNVFGYYLEVTNSHKNKVPVEWIRKQTLVNAERYITEELKQYEEKILGAEEKILAIETRLYTDLVLSLADYIIPVQLNASLVARLDCLISFAEIAKKNNYVRPNLNNSAVIDIKKGRHPVIEKQLAVGEEYVPNDVLLDPQEQQIMIITGPNMSGKSALLRQTALITLLAQIGSFVPAESAQIGLVDKIFTRVGASDNISSGESTFMVEMNETASILNNLSDRSLILLDEIGRGTSTYDGISIAWAIAEFLHEHPSARAKTLFATHYHELNDMAEIFNRIKNFNVSIKEISNKIIFLRKLVEGGSEHSFGIHVARMAGMPKRVIQRATEILQKLEVSHSSTGDKKEKKAKVDDNFQLSFFQLDDPILTQIKDEIVNTDINTLTPVEALMKLNDIKKLLVR
- the sppA gene encoding signal peptide peptidase SppA yields the protein MKQFFKFMFASMLGVFLSLFLIFVLFIGVLVAVVSSSESESIEVKSNSLLHLKFEEEIIERGTKNPLEHFDFSSFSSQPKIGLDEILENIKKAETDDNISGIFIDASSIKGGTAIVEEIRNKLIDFKESGKYIIAYSEYYTQSAYYLASVADEIYLNPQGAVDFKGLAAQLFFFKNALEKLEIEPQIIRHGKFKSAVEPFLLNQMSESNREQTTTFIGSIWKHTLNGISKSRNITVDELNRIANEFLLQKAEDAVTHKLVDQLAYRDEILEILKTKTEAESTKKINFMPIKKYIKAPNTIKKEITKDKIAVIYAVGNIESGEGDNETIGSESISKAIRDARLDENVKAIVLRVNSPGGSALASEVMWREAHLAKKAKPFIVSMGNYAASGGYYIACMADTIVASPNTITGSIGVFGVMFNMQNFMNNKLGINIDTVKTNTHSDLGAFYRPLTTNERAIIQKSVEQVYDVFISRVAEGRGMTKEMVDSIGQGRVWSGVDAKRIGLVDVLGGLETAIEIAANKAGLEKYRIVSMPEQEDPFTKIMSQISGEAKTSLLQSELGENYKFYKHVKSIMNQKGIQARMEYEIEIY
- a CDS encoding OmpA family protein — translated: MKNKSVKLAITAVSTAIVLAGCGGLGKMVKNSNQVTYEVTPKPLEMHGDSVLITINGKYPPKFFAKKAQVNITPTLKYGDTEKEFKKVSYKGETAEGEGTVINNASGGAITYTDKIPYSSDMRVSELMLKSTASIKTKSKEFPAVKIGDGVIATPALVMNDDKPSLGSDKFTKTVPRIADAQIQFVIQQSQVRSTELSKPEMKSLAEFVKNGQSKGFIFNNIEISSYASPDGEERLNAGLSERRAEETANYISKEFKKNKVQAANSTDFIKKSSTPEDWEGFKKAIEKSDIQDKDLILRVLTMYSDPIQREQEIKNMAKTYTVIADKILPELRRSKIRINAEEKSRSDEKIASLVSTNPDSLSVEEVLYSATLTNDMDAKLNIYKTAERIYPNDWRGANNAGYVLMLQNKLNDAKGQFEKADKLSANNAVIKNNLGVVAHLQGDRKKAEALYKEASASDNNAKYNLGIINIKNGDYSMAVTNMSGTNTFNAALANTLAGNNDAAAKAVEASADKDSAIGHYLRAVIAARAGDATQVAKSLKAAVSKDASLKEKAKTDLEFAKYKTSAEFISALN